Proteins found in one Quercus robur chromosome 2, dhQueRobu3.1, whole genome shotgun sequence genomic segment:
- the LOC126713297 gene encoding uncharacterized protein At4g10930 isoform X1 — protein MEVEFVTSGIAEEEFFEVDDNSNNIENANFEGGRCGICMDVVIDRGVLDCCQHWFCFLCIDNWSTITNLCPLCQNEFQLITCVPVYDTIGSNKADEDSFSRDDEWSIEGKNNTLSFPSYYIDENAVICLDGDGCKIRSGLATIEGDSNLDTSIACDSCDIWYHAFCVGFDPEATSESTWLCPRCVPQKSDVISIQRPDNQGGSENGNSECFIEDALSGKVSVSVADAGETALVVSMVDENQCTGEPNENFLSIVKVEDLETETLLLTSDANSYKATVKVEKDLQTETLILSSDASSQKVETLSGGKTIIQPIFDAKELELSLSRDASFISASNSLVLSESKTSCAEKAMKELRSNNGIENPSKKFINESSTGNRLSENESSIGLHLGLSVGAFLSVDEKKNDGIEDQVAEDVQQQIPSEDSLEKVDKVELDKVELDANKDAARMVGVKRKPTDCSEQVCMNTDDGDTKHKIVTEVSRKKTKAEGRIQQLAKRDKVNAPVSDNSQKFPTPVADPKDDRLKHHQDKEDATSDIMSIVRGAKHRPSKGLGHPNPADKSLIERENMAGLRVKKIMRRDSEDKESSMVVQKLRKEIREAVHNKSSKDFGESLFDPKLLAAFRAAVAGPKTEPAKKLSPLAVKTKKSMLQKGKVRENLTKKIYASSNGRRKRAWDRDCEVEFWKYRCMRATKPEKIATLKSVLGLLRNSLDNSDQGSESQATNPILSRLYLADTSIFPRKDNIKPLSALNVTGNSEQNKEQLISSENCLKSSLDSNTMKSTESSKVLAKAGLPSFENNENKNIVPTSKSEVASTSSKVPLSRRLEGPTISALSDSKVNAQKQRVGKSDDVKSDKRKWALEVLSRKAAAASRNSRDDSKEDNVVLKGNYPLLAQLPADMRPVLAPSCHNKIPLSVRQAQLYRLTEHFLRKANLPVIRRTAETELAVADAINIEKEVADRSNSKLVYVNLCSQELLHRSDNIKSSRATESNTSPLLEVPADGSEKATTEPSTDPVILEALRTAGLVSDSPPNSPQPEKQVLDDVPSKREEELDNVFDMASHPELDIYGDFEYDLEDEDYIGVSSTNIFKIPPEEGASKMKVVFSTLNPERLNDGLNSDDHEKSGNVEAPKDSNLPQNHSDAGIRSATIKGETNDSCVPPEPLINEDSEEPSIAECEELYGPDKEPLIKKFPEVALRKLSGQVETVALTENKDPIGNENCVSNKMVKTSEVRSESCTENMLVAAVDPDSPGGKHSPNHFQTGENVESKEKKSSLETNKQSDSFNHVFKKVEAYIKEHIRPLCKSGVITAEQYRWAVSKTTDKVMKYHSKSKNANFLIKEGEKVKKLAEQYIETAQQKDKSESS, from the exons ATGGAGGTGGAATTTGTTACAAGTGGCATTGCAGAGGAAGAGTTCTTTGAAGTTGATGATAATAGCAATAATATT GAAAATGCTAATTTTGAGGGCGGAAGGTGTGGAATATGTATGGATGTTGTCATAGACAGAGGGGTTCTTGACTGCTGCCAGCACTG GTTCTGTTTTCTATGCATTGACAATTGGTCTACCATCACAAACTTGTGCCCGCTTTGCCAGAATGAATTTCAATTGATCACATGTGTTCCG GTCTATGATACTATTGGTAGCAACAAAGCTGATGAAGACTCATTTTCCag AGATGATGAATGGTCCATTGAAGGGAAGAATAATACTCTCTCTTTTCCGTCCTACTATATTGATGAAAAT GCAGTTATCTGCTTGGATGGAGATGGCTGTAAAATTCGAAGTGGATTAGCAACTATTGAGGGAGATTCCAATCTTGATACATCAATTGCTTGTGACTCATGTGATATATG GTATCATGCATTTTGTGTGGGATTTGATCCGGAAGCCACATCTGAGAGTACCTGGTTATGCCCAAG ATGTGTGCCACAAAAATCAGATGTAATTTCAATACAGAGGCCTGATAATCAGGGTGGCTCCGAAAATGGTAATAGTGAATGTTTCATTGAGGATGCTTTATCTGGAAAGGTATCTGTTTCTGTTGCTGATGCCGGAGAAACAGCTCTTGTGGTCTCAATGGTTGATGAAAATCAATGTACTGGAGAACCAAATGAGAACTTTTTGTCAATTGTCAAAGTTGAGGACTTGGAAACTGAAACGTTGCTATTGACTTCCGATGCCAATAGTTACAAGGCAACTGTTAAAGTTGAGAAGGACTTGCAAACTGAAACATTGATATTGAGCTCTGATGCCAGTAGTCAAAAGGTGGAAACACTGTCTGGGGGGAAGACTATCATTCAACCAATCTTTGATGCAAAGGAACTCGAATTGTCCTTATCACGTGATGCATCCTTTATTTCAGCTTCTAATTCCTTGGTGCTTAGTGAGTCGAAGACAAGTTGTGCTGAGAAAGCAATGAAGGAACTAAGAAGCAATAATGGCATTGAAAATCCTTCAAAAAAGTTTATTAATGAGTCCTCTACTGGAAACAGGCTATCTGAAAATGAATCCAGTATAGGCCTTCATCTTGGTTTATCTGTAGGCGCTTTTTTATCTG TTgatgaaaaaaagaatgatggAATTGAAGATCAAGTTGCTGAAGATGTCCAGCAGCAAATTCCTTCAGAAGATTCTTTGGAAAAAG TTGACAAAGTTGAACTGGACAAAGTTGAACTGGATGCTAATAAGGATGCTGCCAGAATGGTTGGTGTAAAGAGAAAGCCTACAGATTGCAG CGAGCAAGTGTGTATGAATACTGATGATGGAGATACCAAACACAAGATTGTGACAGAAGTTTCTAGAAAGAAAACTAAAGCTGAAGGGAGGATTCAACAGTTGGCTAAAAGGGACAAAGTCAATGCACCTGTGTCAGATAATTCTCAGAAATTCCCAACCCCAGTAGCAGATCCCAAAGATGACAGGTTGAAACATCATCAAGATAAGGAAGATGCTACCTCTGATATAATGAGCATAGTTCGAGGGGCAAAACATAGACCTTCCAAGGGGCTTGGACACCCAAATCCAGCTGATAAATCATTGATAGAACGAGAAAATATGGCTGGCTTACGAGTGAAAAAGATCATGAGGAGAGATTCTGAGGACAAGGAGTCATCCATGGTAGTCCAAAAactaagaaaagaaataagagAAGCTGTCCATAACAAATCCTCAAAAGATTTCGGGGAAAGCCTTTTTGATCCGAAGCTTCTTGCTGCCTTCAGGGCTGCTGTAGCAGGACCCAAAACTGAACCTGCTAAGAAGTTATCACCTTTAGCTGTAAAGACAAAGAAGTCAATGTTACAGAAGGGGAAAGTACGTGAGAATCTAACAAAGAAGATATATGCATCATCCAATGGAAGACGAAAACGTGCTTGGGATCGGGACTGTGAAGTTGAGTTTTGGAAGTATCGTTGCATGAGAGCTACGAAGCCTGAAAAGATTGCGACTTTGAAGTCAGTTCTTGGCCTCCTAAGAAACAGTTTGGATAATTCAGATCAGGGGTCTGAATCACAGGCCACAAATCCAATTCTTTCCAGGTTGTATTTAGCAGATACATCTATATTCCCAAGAAAGGATAATATCAAGCCTCTTTCAGCTCTTAACGTTACAGGCAATTCAGAGCAGAATAAAGAACAGCTCATTTCTTCAGAAAACTGTTTGAAGTCATCTCTTGATAGTAATACTATGAAATCCACAGAATCAAGTAAGGTTTTGGCAAAGGCTGGACTTccttcatttgaaaataatgaaaacaaGAACATTGTTCCAACCTCAAAGAGTGAGGTTGCTTCTACTTCTAGCAAAGTACCTTTAAGCAGACGCCTAGAAGGGCCAACCATTTCTGCATTAAGTGACTCTAAAGTTAATGCTCAGAAGCAGAGAGTTGGTAAATCTGATGATGTAAAGAGTGACAAAAGAAAATGGGCCTTAGAGGTCCTTTCAAGGAAAGCAGCTGCTGCAAGCAGGAACTCAAGAGATGATTCAAAGGAAGACAATGTAGTGCTTAAAGGAAATTATCCGTTACTG GCGCAACTACCAGCAGACATGAGACCAGTACTGGCACCCAGTTGCCATAATAAAATTCCCTTATCTGTGAGGCAG GCACAGCTTTACCGCCTGACAGAGCACTTCTTGAGGAAGGCAAATTTGCCAGTCATTCGCAGAACTGCAGAAACAGAGTTGGCGGTTGCAGATGCAATTAATATTGAAAAAGAGGTTGCTGATAGGTCAAACAGCAAATTAGTATATGTAAATTTATGTTCCCAGGAGCTATTGCATCGTTCAGATAACATTAAGTCCAGTAGAGCCACTGAATCAAATACCTCACCCTTGTTAGAAGTCCCTGCTGATGGATCTGAAAAAGCTACCACCGAACCTTCAACTGATCCTGTAATTTTAGAAGCATTGAGAACTGCGGGCCTTGTGTCTGATTCTCCTCCAAATAGTCCACAACCAGAAAAGCAAGTCCTCGATGATGTTCCCTCCAAAAGAGAGGAAGAACTGGATAATGTATTTGACATGGCTTCTCATCCAGAACTGGATATTTATGGTGATTTTGAGTATGATTTGGAAGATGAAGACTACATTGGTGTAAGTTCAACAAACATCTTTAAGATACCACCAGAAGAAGGTGCCTCAAAAATGAAAGTGGTTTTCTCTACGCTTAACCCTGAACGGTTGAATGATGGTCTAAATTCCGATGATCATGAAAAGTCAGGGAATGTTGAAGCACCAAAGGACTCCAACTTGCCCCAGAATCATAGTGATGCAGGAATCAGAAGCGCTACCATAAAGGGTGAGACCAATGATTCTTGTGTTCCTCCAGAACCTTTAATCAATGAAGACAGTGAAGAGCCTTCAATTGCAGAATGTGAAGAGCTATATGGCCCAGACAAAGAAccactcattaaaaaatttcctgAAGTAGCTTTACGAAAGCtatctggacaggttgaaacaGTAGCTCTAACTGAGAACAAAGATCCTATAGGAAATGAAAATTGTGTGTCAAATAAAATGGTGAAAACATCTGAAGTCAGGAGTGAGAGCTGTACAGAGAACATGCTTGTTGCTGCTGTTGATCCCGACTCTCCTGGTGGGAAACATTCACCCAACCATTTTCAAACAGGGGAAAATGTTGAAAGTAAGGAGAAGAAATCTAGCCTTGAGACTAACAAGCAGTCTGACAGCTTCAATCATGTATTCAAGAAG GTGGAAGCCTACATCAAAGAACACATCAGGCCACTGTGCAAGAGTGGTGTGATAACAGCTGAACAGTATAGGTGGGCTGTGTCAAAAACGACTGATAAGGTTATGAAGTACCACAGCAAATCCAAGAATGCTAATTTTCTCATCAAGGAAGGTGAGAAGGTGAAGAAACTGGCAGAGCAGTATATTGAGACAGCCCAACAGAAGGACAAAAGTGAATCTTCATAA
- the LOC126713297 gene encoding uncharacterized protein At4g10930 isoform X2 has protein sequence MVDENQCTGEPNENFLSIVKVEDLETETLLLTSDANSYKATVKVEKDLQTETLILSSDASSQKVETLSGGKTIIQPIFDAKELELSLSRDASFISASNSLVLSESKTSCAEKAMKELRSNNGIENPSKKFINESSTGNRLSENESSIGLHLGLSVGAFLSVDEKKNDGIEDQVAEDVQQQIPSEDSLEKVDKVELDKVELDANKDAARMVGVKRKPTDCSEQVCMNTDDGDTKHKIVTEVSRKKTKAEGRIQQLAKRDKVNAPVSDNSQKFPTPVADPKDDRLKHHQDKEDATSDIMSIVRGAKHRPSKGLGHPNPADKSLIERENMAGLRVKKIMRRDSEDKESSMVVQKLRKEIREAVHNKSSKDFGESLFDPKLLAAFRAAVAGPKTEPAKKLSPLAVKTKKSMLQKGKVRENLTKKIYASSNGRRKRAWDRDCEVEFWKYRCMRATKPEKIATLKSVLGLLRNSLDNSDQGSESQATNPILSRLYLADTSIFPRKDNIKPLSALNVTGNSEQNKEQLISSENCLKSSLDSNTMKSTESSKVLAKAGLPSFENNENKNIVPTSKSEVASTSSKVPLSRRLEGPTISALSDSKVNAQKQRVGKSDDVKSDKRKWALEVLSRKAAAASRNSRDDSKEDNVVLKGNYPLLAQLPADMRPVLAPSCHNKIPLSVRQAQLYRLTEHFLRKANLPVIRRTAETELAVADAINIEKEVADRSNSKLVYVNLCSQELLHRSDNIKSSRATESNTSPLLEVPADGSEKATTEPSTDPVILEALRTAGLVSDSPPNSPQPEKQVLDDVPSKREEELDNVFDMASHPELDIYGDFEYDLEDEDYIGVSSTNIFKIPPEEGASKMKVVFSTLNPERLNDGLNSDDHEKSGNVEAPKDSNLPQNHSDAGIRSATIKGETNDSCVPPEPLINEDSEEPSIAECEELYGPDKEPLIKKFPEVALRKLSGQVETVALTENKDPIGNENCVSNKMVKTSEVRSESCTENMLVAAVDPDSPGGKHSPNHFQTGENVESKEKKSSLETNKQSDSFNHVFKKVEAYIKEHIRPLCKSGVITAEQYRWAVSKTTDKVMKYHSKSKNANFLIKEGEKVKKLAEQYIETAQQKDKSESS, from the exons ATGGTTGATGAAAATCAATGTACTGGAGAACCAAATGAGAACTTTTTGTCAATTGTCAAAGTTGAGGACTTGGAAACTGAAACGTTGCTATTGACTTCCGATGCCAATAGTTACAAGGCAACTGTTAAAGTTGAGAAGGACTTGCAAACTGAAACATTGATATTGAGCTCTGATGCCAGTAGTCAAAAGGTGGAAACACTGTCTGGGGGGAAGACTATCATTCAACCAATCTTTGATGCAAAGGAACTCGAATTGTCCTTATCACGTGATGCATCCTTTATTTCAGCTTCTAATTCCTTGGTGCTTAGTGAGTCGAAGACAAGTTGTGCTGAGAAAGCAATGAAGGAACTAAGAAGCAATAATGGCATTGAAAATCCTTCAAAAAAGTTTATTAATGAGTCCTCTACTGGAAACAGGCTATCTGAAAATGAATCCAGTATAGGCCTTCATCTTGGTTTATCTGTAGGCGCTTTTTTATCTG TTgatgaaaaaaagaatgatggAATTGAAGATCAAGTTGCTGAAGATGTCCAGCAGCAAATTCCTTCAGAAGATTCTTTGGAAAAAG TTGACAAAGTTGAACTGGACAAAGTTGAACTGGATGCTAATAAGGATGCTGCCAGAATGGTTGGTGTAAAGAGAAAGCCTACAGATTGCAG CGAGCAAGTGTGTATGAATACTGATGATGGAGATACCAAACACAAGATTGTGACAGAAGTTTCTAGAAAGAAAACTAAAGCTGAAGGGAGGATTCAACAGTTGGCTAAAAGGGACAAAGTCAATGCACCTGTGTCAGATAATTCTCAGAAATTCCCAACCCCAGTAGCAGATCCCAAAGATGACAGGTTGAAACATCATCAAGATAAGGAAGATGCTACCTCTGATATAATGAGCATAGTTCGAGGGGCAAAACATAGACCTTCCAAGGGGCTTGGACACCCAAATCCAGCTGATAAATCATTGATAGAACGAGAAAATATGGCTGGCTTACGAGTGAAAAAGATCATGAGGAGAGATTCTGAGGACAAGGAGTCATCCATGGTAGTCCAAAAactaagaaaagaaataagagAAGCTGTCCATAACAAATCCTCAAAAGATTTCGGGGAAAGCCTTTTTGATCCGAAGCTTCTTGCTGCCTTCAGGGCTGCTGTAGCAGGACCCAAAACTGAACCTGCTAAGAAGTTATCACCTTTAGCTGTAAAGACAAAGAAGTCAATGTTACAGAAGGGGAAAGTACGTGAGAATCTAACAAAGAAGATATATGCATCATCCAATGGAAGACGAAAACGTGCTTGGGATCGGGACTGTGAAGTTGAGTTTTGGAAGTATCGTTGCATGAGAGCTACGAAGCCTGAAAAGATTGCGACTTTGAAGTCAGTTCTTGGCCTCCTAAGAAACAGTTTGGATAATTCAGATCAGGGGTCTGAATCACAGGCCACAAATCCAATTCTTTCCAGGTTGTATTTAGCAGATACATCTATATTCCCAAGAAAGGATAATATCAAGCCTCTTTCAGCTCTTAACGTTACAGGCAATTCAGAGCAGAATAAAGAACAGCTCATTTCTTCAGAAAACTGTTTGAAGTCATCTCTTGATAGTAATACTATGAAATCCACAGAATCAAGTAAGGTTTTGGCAAAGGCTGGACTTccttcatttgaaaataatgaaaacaaGAACATTGTTCCAACCTCAAAGAGTGAGGTTGCTTCTACTTCTAGCAAAGTACCTTTAAGCAGACGCCTAGAAGGGCCAACCATTTCTGCATTAAGTGACTCTAAAGTTAATGCTCAGAAGCAGAGAGTTGGTAAATCTGATGATGTAAAGAGTGACAAAAGAAAATGGGCCTTAGAGGTCCTTTCAAGGAAAGCAGCTGCTGCAAGCAGGAACTCAAGAGATGATTCAAAGGAAGACAATGTAGTGCTTAAAGGAAATTATCCGTTACTG GCGCAACTACCAGCAGACATGAGACCAGTACTGGCACCCAGTTGCCATAATAAAATTCCCTTATCTGTGAGGCAG GCACAGCTTTACCGCCTGACAGAGCACTTCTTGAGGAAGGCAAATTTGCCAGTCATTCGCAGAACTGCAGAAACAGAGTTGGCGGTTGCAGATGCAATTAATATTGAAAAAGAGGTTGCTGATAGGTCAAACAGCAAATTAGTATATGTAAATTTATGTTCCCAGGAGCTATTGCATCGTTCAGATAACATTAAGTCCAGTAGAGCCACTGAATCAAATACCTCACCCTTGTTAGAAGTCCCTGCTGATGGATCTGAAAAAGCTACCACCGAACCTTCAACTGATCCTGTAATTTTAGAAGCATTGAGAACTGCGGGCCTTGTGTCTGATTCTCCTCCAAATAGTCCACAACCAGAAAAGCAAGTCCTCGATGATGTTCCCTCCAAAAGAGAGGAAGAACTGGATAATGTATTTGACATGGCTTCTCATCCAGAACTGGATATTTATGGTGATTTTGAGTATGATTTGGAAGATGAAGACTACATTGGTGTAAGTTCAACAAACATCTTTAAGATACCACCAGAAGAAGGTGCCTCAAAAATGAAAGTGGTTTTCTCTACGCTTAACCCTGAACGGTTGAATGATGGTCTAAATTCCGATGATCATGAAAAGTCAGGGAATGTTGAAGCACCAAAGGACTCCAACTTGCCCCAGAATCATAGTGATGCAGGAATCAGAAGCGCTACCATAAAGGGTGAGACCAATGATTCTTGTGTTCCTCCAGAACCTTTAATCAATGAAGACAGTGAAGAGCCTTCAATTGCAGAATGTGAAGAGCTATATGGCCCAGACAAAGAAccactcattaaaaaatttcctgAAGTAGCTTTACGAAAGCtatctggacaggttgaaacaGTAGCTCTAACTGAGAACAAAGATCCTATAGGAAATGAAAATTGTGTGTCAAATAAAATGGTGAAAACATCTGAAGTCAGGAGTGAGAGCTGTACAGAGAACATGCTTGTTGCTGCTGTTGATCCCGACTCTCCTGGTGGGAAACATTCACCCAACCATTTTCAAACAGGGGAAAATGTTGAAAGTAAGGAGAAGAAATCTAGCCTTGAGACTAACAAGCAGTCTGACAGCTTCAATCATGTATTCAAGAAG GTGGAAGCCTACATCAAAGAACACATCAGGCCACTGTGCAAGAGTGGTGTGATAACAGCTGAACAGTATAGGTGGGCTGTGTCAAAAACGACTGATAAGGTTATGAAGTACCACAGCAAATCCAAGAATGCTAATTTTCTCATCAAGGAAGGTGAGAAGGTGAAGAAACTGGCAGAGCAGTATATTGAGACAGCCCAACAGAAGGACAAAAGTGAATCTTCATAA